The proteins below are encoded in one region of Fibrobacterota bacterium:
- a CDS encoding lytic transglycosylase domain-containing protein, which translates to MRDSVQKMLIFSVAMTQKMGEPAPFTQQFDEEMEDVPDSSVKAMDSITHFIDGTKYTLPLTTPLDPRILQAMAVFMGPGRGYFTKWLARKSRYEDLIMAKLDERDLPHDLMYLAMCESGFNPKAWSKASASGMWQFISGTGRRYGLHDDWWYDPRRDPMLATDAALDYLDDLHDEFQDWHLSMAAYNCGEGKIRKMLAQDSTRGYWKMPLPPETRFYVPKILAAMIIGHDPKRYGFFIDNP; encoded by the coding sequence ATGCGCGACAGCGTCCAGAAGATGCTCATCTTCTCCGTGGCCATGACCCAAAAGATGGGCGAGCCGGCCCCCTTCACCCAGCAGTTCGACGAGGAGATGGAGGACGTGCCCGACTCCTCGGTGAAGGCGATGGACTCCATCACGCATTTCATCGACGGCACCAAATACACCCTGCCGCTCACCACGCCCCTGGATCCGCGCATCCTTCAGGCCATGGCCGTATTTATGGGCCCCGGCCGCGGCTATTTCACGAAGTGGCTGGCACGCAAGTCCCGCTACGAGGATTTGATCATGGCCAAGCTGGATGAACGGGATCTGCCCCATGATCTCATGTACCTGGCCATGTGCGAGAGCGGCTTCAACCCGAAGGCCTGGTCCAAAGCCTCGGCCAGCGGCATGTGGCAATTCATCAGCGGCACGGGCCGCCGTTACGGCCTGCATGACGATTGGTGGTACGATCCCCGCCGCGATCCCATGCTGGCCACCGACGCGGCGCTCGATTACCTGGACGATCTGCACGACGAATTCCAGGATTGGCATCTGTCCATGGCGGCTTACAATTGCGGCGAGGGCAAGATACGCAAGATGCTGGCGCAGGATTCCACCCGCGGGTATTGGAAAATGCCGTTGCCGCCGGAGACGCGCTTTTACGTGCCCAAGATCCTGGCGGCCATGATCATCGGGCATGATCCCAAGCGCTACGGATTCTTCATCGATAATCCCTAA
- a CDS encoding HAMP domain-containing protein has translation MLGIRRNSLSYKTAVLYIILTIVIVSIFNFIIWENQSDLITRNQQLISENQSVRLKSLFTRQRDLIKDKRDPAPYKRVAEAAAQEGIDELTVFTEKGEVLYYRGTHQAPKPSAEETVILNRAIAKSELEDKEFYHDIHIKDRLINLYIPSALPSGEVIVGKFPIRIKSLESEKNVLLRLCLLVTLIVVVIQLIFALFLRKIIIVPITKLEKVTHEVSKGDFSQQVDIQQNDEIGMLASSFKEMMLSLVRIREEAKGANPLSGLPGNNVIVKKIEDMIHAQAEFAVVYGDLDNFKSYNDKYGFSKGDDAILYTRDCFLDAAKRFGNQYTFVGHEGGDDFVIVTEYSNWEAICKGITASFDSNVKQFYNEADAKAGFIESLDRQGRRMRFPLMSISLAVASNHYRPIADHRAIVSIAAEMKKFVKKKTEFPVLKLIRVLVQHPADPADRHPGAVLPVLQRSHHPVPHGRVQPGHGNIVPNLQLQPCPQYVGPVRADQPATHPARGGRRGHGNEDAIAVIQPPAGRRRAQEGKPPDQGYRGGHRGRRVHPGKEEISHRGAQAGAGRSRGGLLLRALPQIR, from the coding sequence GTGCTGGGAATCCGAAGGAACTCGCTGTCCTACAAGACCGCGGTCCTCTACATCATCCTCACCATCGTCATCGTCTCCATCTTCAATTTCATCATCTGGGAGAACCAGAGCGATCTGATCACGCGCAACCAGCAGCTGATTTCCGAAAACCAATCCGTGCGGTTGAAAAGCCTCTTCACCCGGCAGCGCGATCTCATCAAGGACAAGCGCGACCCCGCGCCCTACAAGCGCGTCGCCGAAGCGGCCGCCCAGGAAGGCATCGACGAGCTCACGGTCTTCACGGAGAAGGGCGAAGTCCTCTACTACCGCGGGACCCATCAAGCTCCCAAGCCTTCGGCGGAGGAAACCGTCATCCTCAACCGCGCCATCGCCAAGAGCGAACTCGAGGACAAGGAGTTCTACCACGATATCCACATCAAGGATCGCCTGATCAACCTTTATATCCCGTCGGCTTTGCCTTCGGGCGAAGTCATCGTGGGGAAGTTCCCCATCCGCATCAAGAGCCTGGAAAGCGAGAAGAACGTGCTCTTGCGCCTCTGCCTACTGGTGACCCTGATCGTGGTGGTGATCCAATTGATATTCGCGCTCTTCCTGCGCAAGATCATCATCGTGCCCATCACCAAGCTGGAAAAGGTCACCCATGAGGTGTCCAAGGGGGATTTCAGCCAACAGGTGGACATCCAGCAGAACGACGAAATCGGCATGCTGGCCAGCTCATTCAAGGAGATGATGCTCTCCCTGGTCCGCATCCGGGAAGAGGCCAAGGGCGCCAATCCGCTCTCCGGCCTTCCCGGCAACAACGTGATCGTGAAGAAGATCGAGGACATGATCCACGCCCAGGCGGAGTTCGCGGTCGTATACGGCGACCTGGACAATTTCAAATCCTATAACGACAAGTACGGATTCTCGAAGGGCGATGACGCCATCCTGTACACGCGCGATTGCTTCCTGGACGCGGCCAAACGCTTCGGCAACCAATACACCTTCGTCGGCCACGAAGGCGGCGACGATTTCGTGATCGTGACGGAATATTCCAATTGGGAAGCCATCTGCAAAGGCATCACCGCCTCGTTCGATAGCAACGTCAAGCAATTCTATAACGAGGCCGATGCCAAGGCCGGTTTCATCGAGTCCCTGGATCGCCAGGGACGCCGCATGCGTTTCCCTCTCATGTCCATCTCCCTGGCCGTCGCCAGCAACCATTACCGCCCCATCGCCGATCATCGCGCCATCGTTTCCATCGCGGCGGAGATGAAGAAGTTCGTGAAGAAAAAGACGGAATTCCCAGTTCTCAAGCTTATCCGAGTTCTGGTTCAGCATCCGGCCGATCCTGCTGATCGTCATCCTGGTGCTGTTCTCCCTGTACTCCAACGAAGCCATCATCCAGTACCGCATGGACGAGTACAACCGGGCCATGGAAACATTGTCCCAAACCTACAACTCCAGCCATGCCCTCAATATGTTGGCCCGGTTCGAGCTGATCAACCAGCGACGCACCCAGCCCGAGGCGGACGACGCGGCCATGGAAATGAAGATGCAATCGCTGTCATCCAGCCGCCTGCTGGTCGACGACGGGCCCAAGAAGGAAAACCTCCAGACCAAGGTTATCGCGGCGGCCATCGGGGCCGTAGAGTTCATCCTGGGAAAGAAGAAATCAGCCACCGCGGTGCCCAAGCTGGTGCAGGCCGATCTCGAGGCGGCCTACTTCTTCGAGCGCTCCCGCAAATACGATAA
- a CDS encoding HAMP domain-containing histidine kinase, translating into MPREAAEPPKVLIVTRDPEWEARFRKALDAFPFADPGTVPGSDPAQVCLVDSRLAREFPAMIDGEADVLFVLANSIALSPETLPLEEKVALFEMGYSLVSEGADCLPSLRVRLQGLLALKSKLLTQQIINRRLRARIESQSANLRHQNDFLHMAVHDLRSPLAAMICYAELLMEGVLGNLQATQLEPIRTIHRNCQFLIDMVTDLLDSAKIGAGKLQLKLERVDFNNEVGLAVQSLKGLADAKSIVIDTALVPVQETWLDVQKVSRVLSNILGNAIKFTKAGGKIMVRSRQQGNVLALSIQDTGPGIAPADLEAIFEKFHTGEASNLAGKGHGLGLAISKSFVELHGGKLFVESTRHKGSIFVVHLPIEKRKARAISQTRRHLLILDLGRDLPGLKEAAAEVELADFEVQYVSASMRDWNKTPLPRFDFLLINEAPGFEEFGRDYYLLALSGLSADARCALLIDSAMSTDDKEVRRYLGFQLLEKPCAPKDLFDKLQGIVGFDRRQRND; encoded by the coding sequence ATGCCCCGCGAGGCGGCCGAGCCCCCCAAAGTCCTCATCGTCACGCGTGATCCGGAGTGGGAAGCCCGCTTCCGCAAGGCTTTGGATGCGTTCCCGTTCGCCGATCCGGGCACCGTTCCCGGTTCCGATCCCGCGCAGGTCTGCCTGGTGGATTCCCGCCTGGCCCGCGAGTTCCCGGCCATGATCGATGGCGAAGCCGACGTCCTTTTCGTGCTCGCCAATTCGATCGCCCTCTCGCCGGAAACGCTCCCTCTGGAAGAGAAGGTGGCCTTGTTCGAAATGGGCTACTCGCTGGTTTCCGAAGGCGCCGATTGCCTTCCATCGTTGCGGGTGCGCTTGCAAGGCCTGCTGGCGCTGAAATCCAAATTGCTGACGCAGCAGATCATCAACCGGCGCCTGCGCGCGCGCATCGAGTCGCAGTCCGCCAACCTTCGGCACCAGAACGATTTCCTGCACATGGCCGTGCACGACCTGCGCTCGCCCCTGGCCGCCATGATTTGCTATGCGGAGCTGCTGATGGAAGGCGTGCTCGGCAACCTGCAAGCCACCCAGCTCGAACCCATCCGCACCATCCACCGCAATTGCCAGTTCCTGATCGACATGGTGACCGATTTGCTGGACTCGGCCAAGATCGGCGCCGGGAAGCTCCAACTCAAGCTGGAAAGGGTGGATTTCAACAACGAGGTGGGGTTGGCCGTGCAGTCCCTGAAGGGCTTGGCGGATGCCAAGAGCATCGTCATCGATACGGCTCTGGTCCCAGTGCAGGAAACCTGGCTGGACGTCCAGAAAGTGAGCCGGGTGCTCTCCAACATCCTGGGCAATGCCATCAAGTTCACCAAGGCGGGCGGCAAGATCATGGTCCGTTCGCGCCAGCAGGGCAACGTGCTGGCCCTTTCCATCCAAGACACGGGACCGGGCATCGCCCCGGCCGATCTGGAAGCCATCTTCGAGAAATTCCATACGGGCGAGGCCAGCAATCTGGCCGGCAAGGGGCATGGCCTTGGCTTGGCCATCAGCAAATCCTTCGTGGAGCTGCACGGCGGCAAGCTGTTCGTGGAATCGACGCGCCACAAGGGATCGATCTTCGTGGTCCATCTGCCCATCGAGAAGCGCAAGGCCCGCGCGATCAGCCAAACGCGGCGGCACCTGCTCATCCTCGATCTCGGGCGCGATCTGCCAGGGCTCAAGGAGGCCGCGGCCGAAGTGGAGCTGGCCGACTTCGAGGTCCAATACGTCTCGGCCAGCATGCGCGACTGGAACAAGACCCCGCTCCCGCGCTTCGATTTCCTCCTCATCAACGAGGCCCCCGGGTTTGAGGAGTTTGGGCGCGACTATTACCTGTTGGCCCTCAGCGGCCTCTCGGCGGATGCGCGCTGCGCGCTGCTCATCGACTCGGCCATGAGCACGGACGATAAGGAAGTGCGCCGCTACCTCGGCTTCCAGCTTTTGGAAAAGCCTTGCGCTCCCAAGGATCTATTCGATAAACTCCAGGGAATCGTCGGATTCGACCGGCGGCAAAGGAACGACTGA
- a CDS encoding sigma-54-dependent Fis family transcriptional regulator — MADILVVDDESLIRDLISMSLSRLGHKLRTARSGQEGLDAYEQARPDLVLSDYKMPGMTGLEMAEKILAADPMACIILMTAFGTIETAVKAMKIGVQDFIEKDADKGFRVEMLEHTVSQVLQIGNLKSENKRLRETLDERYKFVGQTAAVDSLMKTIEEVAGSNSTVMIYGESGTGKELLAQAIHNKSKRSNLPFVKINCAAIPESLIESELFGHEKGAYTGAIKTRVGKFELANGGTLLLDEIGEMPIYAQSKLLRVLQEREITKIGGSEEVAIDVRILCSTNRNLQDEVKKGNFREDLYYRLNVIPMEVPPLRERMADIEPLAHHFIAKYNKDNGFTVSGLKPESLTRLKAHDWPGNVRELENVIQRAVVFAKNGEIGIDHLRLDGARPASAGTPSNGAGGLVPGMSVAEAERILIIKTLEACADNRTKAAEMLDISIRTLRNKLHEYKLQDP, encoded by the coding sequence ATGGCTGATATCCTGGTGGTCGACGACGAATCCCTGATCCGCGATCTCATCTCCATGAGCCTGTCGCGGCTGGGCCACAAGCTGCGCACGGCGCGCAGCGGGCAAGAGGGATTGGACGCCTATGAGCAGGCTCGGCCCGATCTGGTGCTTAGCGATTACAAGATGCCGGGCATGACCGGCCTGGAGATGGCGGAGAAGATCTTGGCCGCGGATCCCATGGCCTGCATCATTCTGATGACAGCCTTCGGTACCATCGAGACGGCGGTGAAGGCCATGAAGATCGGCGTGCAGGACTTCATCGAAAAGGATGCCGACAAGGGCTTCCGGGTGGAGATGCTGGAGCATACCGTGTCGCAGGTGCTCCAGATCGGGAACCTGAAAAGCGAAAACAAGCGCCTGCGCGAGACGCTGGACGAACGCTATAAGTTCGTGGGCCAGACCGCCGCCGTGGATAGCCTCATGAAAACCATCGAGGAGGTGGCCGGGTCGAATTCCACCGTCATGATCTACGGGGAGTCTGGCACGGGCAAGGAACTATTGGCCCAGGCCATCCATAACAAAAGCAAACGTTCCAATCTGCCCTTCGTGAAAATCAATTGCGCGGCCATCCCCGAAAGCCTGATCGAAAGCGAACTGTTCGGCCACGAGAAGGGCGCCTATACGGGCGCCATCAAGACCCGGGTGGGAAAATTCGAGCTGGCCAACGGCGGCACCTTGCTCCTGGACGAAATCGGGGAGATGCCGATCTACGCGCAGTCCAAGCTGCTCCGCGTATTGCAGGAACGGGAGATCACAAAAATCGGCGGCAGCGAAGAAGTGGCCATCGACGTGCGCATCCTCTGCAGCACCAACCGCAACCTCCAGGATGAGGTCAAGAAAGGGAACTTCCGCGAGGATTTGTATTACCGGCTGAACGTCATTCCCATGGAAGTGCCGCCTCTGCGCGAGCGCATGGCCGACATCGAGCCTTTGGCCCACCATTTCATCGCCAAGTACAACAAGGACAACGGCTTCACGGTTTCCGGGCTCAAGCCCGAGTCCCTCACGCGCCTGAAGGCCCATGATTGGCCGGGCAACGTGCGGGAACTGGAGAACGTCATCCAGCGGGCGGTCGTGTTCGCCAAGAACGGGGAGATCGGCATCGACCATCTGCGTCTCGACGGGGCGCGTCCCGCTTCCGCGGGGACGCCTTCGAACGGCGCCGGCGGGCTCGTTCCCGGCATGAGCGTAGCCGAAGCCGAGCGTATCCTGATCATCAAGACGCTGGAAGCTTGCGCGGACAACCGCACCAAGGCCGCGGAAATGCTGGATATTAGCATTCGCACGCTGCGTAACAAGCTCCACGAATATAAATTGCAGGATCCATAA
- a CDS encoding PAS domain S-box protein: protein MVRARPMQNLPDGIPAETRAQLDQVFEWFNANVGKLESAYRELGVKFDKISQELEEKNQKLEVSFREKERVENQLRSVLESLDSSVVMIDTEERITLFNPSAERIYALKASEALGKSYAEFFADQADSHFPLIETLRHGKNQLGHEKYWKIGAGKPIGYTTSVVKNREGQVLGAVEISTDLTNIKQMQNQMQHAKTLAALGEMSATVAHEIRNPLAGIGGFAGLLERDLDGDDPRRALVKKIVQGVSSLNKIVSNLLVYTRHMELNVLRVDFVSWMEDILNYAEVEIAKDNKDIAIMRDYAFAKIEARIDPEKLQQVFLNLIFNAIQAIDGKGAITIKADLDEKDFLRVAVIDDGKGIPKDIQSKIFNPFFTTKEQGTGLGLAIVQRIVALHGGEIAVASRPGETRFEVRIDSRGSVHG from the coding sequence TGGTCCGCGCCCGACCCATGCAGAACCTGCCTGACGGCATTCCCGCCGAGACCCGGGCCCAGCTCGATCAGGTCTTCGAATGGTTCAACGCCAACGTGGGCAAGCTCGAGTCCGCCTACCGCGAATTGGGCGTCAAGTTCGACAAGATCAGCCAGGAGCTCGAGGAAAAGAACCAGAAGCTGGAAGTCTCTTTCCGCGAGAAGGAACGCGTGGAAAACCAGTTGCGCTCCGTGCTCGAAAGCCTGGATTCCAGCGTGGTCATGATCGATACCGAGGAGCGCATCACCTTGTTCAACCCGTCGGCCGAACGCATCTACGCGCTGAAGGCGTCGGAGGCCCTGGGGAAATCCTACGCGGAATTCTTCGCGGACCAGGCGGACTCGCATTTCCCCCTCATCGAGACCTTGCGCCACGGCAAGAACCAACTGGGCCACGAGAAGTATTGGAAGATAGGCGCGGGGAAGCCCATCGGCTACACCACCAGCGTGGTGAAGAACCGCGAAGGCCAGGTGCTGGGGGCCGTGGAGATCTCCACCGATCTCACCAACATCAAGCAGATGCAGAACCAGATGCAACATGCCAAGACCTTGGCCGCATTGGGCGAGATGTCGGCCACCGTGGCGCACGAGATCCGCAATCCCCTGGCTGGCATCGGCGGGTTCGCGGGCCTCTTGGAACGGGATCTCGACGGGGACGACCCGCGGCGGGCGCTGGTGAAGAAAATCGTGCAGGGAGTCTCCAGCCTGAACAAGATCGTCTCCAACCTGCTGGTGTACACTCGGCATATGGAGCTAAACGTCTTACGGGTTGACTTCGTGTCCTGGATGGAGGATATCCTGAACTACGCCGAGGTCGAGATCGCCAAGGACAACAAGGATATCGCCATCATGCGGGATTACGCCTTCGCGAAGATTGAGGCCCGCATCGATCCCGAGAAGCTGCAGCAGGTGTTCCTGAACCTCATCTTCAACGCCATCCAGGCCATCGACGGGAAGGGCGCCATCACCATCAAGGCCGATCTCGACGAGAAGGATTTCCTGCGGGTGGCCGTTATCGACGACGGTAAGGGCATCCCGAAGGACATCCAGTCGAAGATCTTCAATCCGTTTTTCACCACCAAGGAACAAGGCACGGGACTGGGGCTGGCCATCGTTCAGCGCATCGTGGCCCTGCACGGAGGCGAGATCGCCGTCGCCAGCCGGCCGGGCGAGACCCGTTTCGAAGTGCGCATCGATTCGCGGGGTAGCGTACATGGCTGA